In Oryza sativa Japonica Group chromosome 1, ASM3414082v1, the genomic stretch aaccgtataacaataataagattaaaatagcattcattCGTTGCAAAAcacggatattttttctagtgAATATAAATTTAGAAATATATGTCAAGAACCATTGAAACACAGCCTGTCATCATACCCTACATGAACTGAAATCCTTTTACTCATGCCACAATGTTTATTCCCACAACAAAAGCAACAACTGTTGAAAGCATTAAAATTCACACAGAAAAGCACAACAGATATGGAAtacgataaaaaaaatggaagacACACAATGACAACCACCCTTGCTACATGTCCATTTATTGATTTCTTCGGCAACGTCAATTGAGGCCTTTTCTTCAGAAAAATGGTGCACGGCGAGGAATCCCCTTCCGACGGTGACGAATAACTCTTGTTGATGAAGGTATTTCATTGCGGTAGTTATTAGCATCACTAGATATCTCATTGGCACTTCCAGCATTTGTGCTGCCATTGTTGGTGCCAATCTTAACTTCATTTGCATTGGAGGCAATACCATTTTGAGCCACATTCTTCTCATTGTCTCTTTTTATGGCTGCGAACTATGGGAAATGATTCATATCAATACATTTGGAGCGGAATACAAGGCCAAATAATATATGTATAACATATGCACGAACGAAAACTAACCACATACTAAAACAATAATTCCATCTATATGAAATCATATTTTTGTATTGTTTAATTGGAAATTTATGATGTGCGTAAAAATTTAATCCTACAAATACTTGACAGCTTGTAAAATTATGCACGAGCAGTTTAATCTTGCAAATACTTGACAACTTGTAACATAATACTCAGATTTAGATTTTAAAAGCACCTATGTAAGAGTTTCATAACTTACATTGCAACCAAGAGAGCAGAACCGGAAATCATCAAGAAGAGTACGGCTGCAAATCTCACATTTATAAGTTTGTGATGATGATAACTTTGTATTTGAAACACCACAACTCCGTAGTTGAGGACGCTCAGTCAAATACACAACCCTTGAGCTGTTGATCACATAAGTTTGTACATCACTTATGTCAAGGATATCCTCCAACTCAGAAACTTTCACCACATCATGGTATGACGACCGTCTGATCTGAAATATTGATTGAATAATTAGTGGATATATCATTTAGTAGTAGCACCATCCATCTTTGATGAGATATTATTTGCATATGTCCAAAATTACAATTCCTATAACACTCACACAAAACAATTATGTGTAGACCAACTACATTCTATGGTGAAGTCCTATTCGAAGTATGAGGTATTCTCCCATTCTTGAAAAGGTATATACCTCCCTACTCCCTATTGTTttagtgataaaaaaataaattgattaaactgattataaaataaatttatgatTGGTAATGACGAAACTTTTCTGTTTCTTGGGAAGTAAATAGAGGTATATATACCATGTATTGTTAGTTATGAGGTATTTACCTCCACCCTGGAGGCATATACCTCTCGATTAACACACGTAATTATacctaaaaataaaacaaaaattcaataatattttcaaaGATGAGTTTTCAACCTTATTCCAACCTTTAGCATTAGTTTTGGTAACTCCATTTATGAAAACGTATATTTCAAATATGAGGAGGTATATACCTCTCCAAGGATGGGAAAACACCTCTTGAAGTACATAAAAGCATTGTGAAAAAACAAAAGGTGGATTTCTTTGTTGTAACATTTTCAAGTAAGCTATTTGTGTATAATTTGTAAAACAATGATATCTAAATACTTTTTGTACTCCATATTACGAAATAATAACTTGATATACTTCATACCTGGATTACATGATGAGAGGAATGATGACTTAAACGACAGTAATAGCAAAAGGATGCTTGTGGTGTCTGGCAATCGATGCAAAAGAAGTTGCATTCGTTACGAGGAGAGATGAGATGGCTACTGCAAGTAGTAAAAAACTGCGTCGAGAGCAGTAGTTCTACCCATGAAGGCACCGACTCTCCTCCTTTCATTGCAAATTATAATAGGAAGCTTTGATCTTAGGCTAAGTTCTAGTGTCATTAGCAAGTGAAAAGACGGGGTGTATTTATAGCAAAAAATTCAGTGAGCAGTGCGTTTTTGTTTCACATAAAACCACTGGCTTAGAAAGGTGGTTTGCATAATTTGCGGTGTTGAGAGCTGACACGTAAGTATGAAAAGGTTGGGACCACATATCATTACATTCAAAAAGCTGGAGCAAGCACATATTTGGCATTCTTCATTCGAATCAGAAACTGTAAATTCTTGGTTGATGGTGCAGAGCTCTTGACAGGTCACTCATAGCACACCGTGTGTGCCTCACAGCAATACCATGTCTCATGTGAGTTGCATGTTGTATCTTTGCAAACTAATGTTTGTGGAAATTACCTAGTTTTCGAAATGTAGCGTGTGGCATGAAACCAGGAAGCTTTAGTAATAACAAATTTGAATTACCTATTCAAATGTATGACTCTCAGCCCTTGATGCGTCGTGGCATGCCATAACTGATGCATAGTTTCTATAAGTAGTATGTTGTTCTTCATGTTTATGCAATGGTTATGGTGTAGGTGCACACCTTTCTTAGTTGTGTAGAAGTTTTGATATACTACCTTCTGCTCTTTCTAACTTGTCATTTTGTATATTGATACATTCTCCAATAAGCGTGTTTCATAACTACTTATTATAGCTATATGTTTATAAAagctattaaaaatataattatatgaaagttatttttATGACAAATCTACCAATATCATTTGCTTATGTCAAATAATAATGTGTTTGCAATTATTAATCATTTGTGGTTTTGAGGTTTGACTACATGGACTCAATGACGACATCTATTTGAGAACGGAGATAGTAACTTTTACTGTAGATAATTTTTCTCatgttgtcacgcccagaagttcacgaaccagaattccCAAGAagaatgtgtattaaatccctgtccatgACCAGCTAGCGTACACAAATTACAAAGTTGACATATATATCCACGCCTTACAAAACATAATAAAAGTCTTACAAACACAACGGAAAGGTAATGCTAGCTAAACTTAAGATAACTTATGCTAGTAGTGTGGCAATTCCACTCCATAGGCATCCCTGACGGCATCGACCAAGCCTACTCCTCCGAGTTACCTCCATCCGTGTAGTAATCCATCTCTAAGGTGGGCGGAAAATAGAGCatgactgagtactacccacggtactcaacaagtcatatcaaaaggaggtatgatgcaaggatTTCCACGGaggctaggggttcttttgcataaagcaatTATAGAGCAAGTAGTTGAAAGTAGTAAAAGTATTGAAGTACATTAAGAAATATTAACAATCATTGTCCAACGCTAAACCACATTGCGACAAGCCCAACCAAACACCTGAACTATGCTGGTTCATtaagtcaaattattataaatGATGGGATTAATCACGGTGAAGCTAGTTGATTGCCCATAGCCGCGAGCACGTCATAAACCTTGAGTTCCACTCGAGACTCATGGCTATgattggcccgatctttcggtgagttgggAGAAGAATTGACGATctgactacaaccgtacaagaatatgtcggtgcagatcaaccttattcctacaagaaaatcgaagaaacaagcaagaacaagataaaagcaatctgaattgcaaataggaattgaatacaaatgataagttggggttccgaagacaAATAGACGGGCGGTTGTTGATGGTCGTTATCAATCAGTTTCGCCCGTCAATACTATctaaataaaggagaactagttatgcttgcaatgcgtATTTgtgtttaattaataaatattccactagcactaggattACAAACCTCATTGCAGAGAAtgaatataaaatggaggataATCGACATCAAAACAGGCgatcaatcaatcggacgatgtcgagaatcagacttatcaaTGAATGGGCTAAGAACCCAGAAATAACACGaccaattgggccaaaattcacaagtctgcataTTGGAACAAAAGAGCAGGCCACCTGCCGAAATTGGGCCAGGCCgacccagcccatggttcggccaaacccacTGCAGCTCCGTTCGATGCAGGGTTTTGATGGACGGCCGGGATtgatccccaatgacggttggagggtattaccgacctttccatccatcataaccgtcattaccagcctatataaacccttcactctctccatttcatgacacacctcaagcaagaagcttcattcatctctcaagtttagtataGTCTATAGAGtatagtggaatagaaatagaatagaatagaatctttttccccggttgtacaaatgaaatcccgttgccTAACGCGGGATGTCATTTATACAACTATCATGAGCTAAtcattcccctgcagaccatagaagaatctcgtgcaggtggaacATATAGGGAGACACGCAATACGGCAAGAAATGAACGCGAAGGTTCAACATCCTCAACACTCGTACTGATGTATGAGGCTGGTTGGGAGCCAACTGGGGATGCGtccggatggacccaagctccacaCCATAGCATTGGAGGCTCGGGCTGGGAAAGTGCTAGTGAGAGCCGATGGCTGGTGCCTCATGACAAACAATGGGGAGGCTTGAACACTCTGTCCCCTAGATAAGCGGTATACCTCCATCTCCCGGTGAATGGCGCTCAAGTTtctctcgttgggacttgggtgaaatcaccaGGAGAATGAATACTCTTGATATGCAAATGGGAGAGATCCATTACAACCTCGAGGAACACATAGCACAgacgcaagaatggcaacaaaATGTTGATGCTCAGTTCACCAACATCAACAActtgatgcagcaacagcacgtTGACCTTCAAGCGTACTTCCACTTCTAGGGattcaatccttatcaaggaccctgagcgaaagccaagcttggggaGGGGGGGAGACGTCTCTCCCCCCACTAGAGTaattgtatcacattgcatatttccctttccaattgcatatttgttttTCCACTTGCAtcttataaacttaaaaaaacataaaaatttgcaaaatagaaaataccaacaAGATAGGTTAGATATTattatgctaggtaagacaacctagttctctttgttgaaatgattgCTTTATATCTCTCATATATGGGTTCATGGTTAAGTACTCTctcaaaaattgaataagagtagccaacaattatccgggAACTTGAGGTAAGTGAGCTGCACTTTGCTAATCTGTGTCTAagttgttgcgagatatgagatagtaaataaggGTTGCTATAATCCTAGTCTGAGTTTGACTTAAATTctggatgttttatttttcaaaatgataaactCATGAAGTTCCTCAATTGATGTAAATTCCCACCACAACCAAAAATATTCATATCGATTAagccatatacattttggttacttgCAATTCCATTGAAATTTGTAAAATTCTTGTGGCTTGTGTAGATTCTTTTCATGCTCTaagatcaagatcatacacccacatatagGCACATGCTAAACTTCTACACTGGAAGCTAGCATAtatccattccatttccataccACCATCAAAacaaattctccatgcttttatgtgctttcttctccgaaaaagaaaatcctttttgaaaaaaaagaaaagaaaagagggagggaaaggcatAGTTATGAAATAATAAGGTTATGCTCTCTCAATTATGAGCATgatgatggaaaaaaaatagagaaaatagtgtagccatgccctctccttatttataaaagaaggattttggAGAAGAAATTatgcacaaaggagaagcatttttttttattttctacatttcatttccaccatatatcacacacactttgcacgatcttgatcttgagtatgtttagcCATCAATTTTAGTCTAAGTTTTTggcttagtaataaatgtgaatccaagtatgccatgtttgatccctaccaagctccacatatcaaccttagagtaggaatcaaaaaggcaaattggtgaggaattcatattgatacacttggagagatcgagtgaatcatttgaggaacttggatttcttttgcaaaatcatttgaaaacttctaGAATAAAAGTTAAATAAATATTGGGTGATTAGTGCTCTAATTGCTGTTCTGTCTCTCAACCACTCAAGACAAGGAAAggcagtgtctcgtgggaatcatgggtaagggtaagccaccgtgccaaaaATTATTTAATTCAAGAGAGAGTATACATACCTTGCACCTGTACATTTGAGATATACaacatagtagcaactcctgatcaacaaccatgTCTTTGCTTCCTTTCGTCCTTTACTCgagacgagcaaaggttcaagctttggggggttttgttgacggtcattatcaATCAGTTTCGCCCGTCAATACTACCTacataaaggagaactagttatgcttgcaatgagTATTTgtgtttaattaataaatattccactagcactaggattactaacctcttgcagagaatgaacataaaatggaggagaatcgacatcaaaaaaggcgatcaatcaatcggacgatgtcgagaatcagacttatcaaTGAATGGGACAAGAACGCAGAAATAACATGACCAATTggaccaaaattcacaagtctgcataTGGGAACAAAagaggaggccacctgccgaAATTGGGCCACGCTGGCCCAGCCCATAGTTCGGGCGAACCCACCGTGACTCCGTTCGATGCAGGGTTTTGATGGATGGCTAGGATtgatccccaatgacggttggagggtattaccaaCCTTTCCAACCGTCATAACTATCATTACCAGtctatataaacccctcactctctccatttcaagacacacctcaagcaagaagtTTCATtcatctctcaagtttagtataGTCTCTAGAGtatagtggaatagaaatagaatagaatcttcagtcctcggagtcttcggaataattcgggtatggctctagtagattttccttcttttgtaagacttgtactttatttagaatattcttctttatactacTTTGGTATTGTactactttccgagtatatgaataccaacTTTATTATATATCCGAGTCATATACATTATGATGCTAGCTTATCTAGGAGATGCAATGGTGTAGGTATAATGATTGTATTTACGatgactctatgtcatgacgatgatattagagtagtatttggtaattTAAGTGTGGTGTTTAGATTGCTGGATATCATtgtttggggttatatgctacggaagcgaggtgggccgctgatggtgacagctcagtatgggtattcttccgcgcgtgtatatagtcctaagttaatttcctggagaggatactcctccgtatttagcctcgGTTAGATGGTCATGACGGATTGTCGTAAGGAAGAAGgcaatcaggggtggcttctcgaagcacCAGGAGGACATCGGAAAGATGGTATTATCTAAGTAATTATATAACTAGGACgtatgtataatatgtatactagaagtataggagtatgatctttctatattctttccacttagcttagataatcaTGAATGAGAGTATAAATGCTTCTGCTTAGTGTCACTCTGCCCTTGGAATTATGTTAACACCTGCTTAGACTTTggttattacaagtaatatataaattattagtacgattctctctattataatcttcccacgggattaaacaaaaacgatacccttggaatactcttgggtgaaatgctacaatgatatatccgtgcgcttgcggatgaactctataaccataatataccagaagtatttctgcgccattgctgagaattatatttctactaatatcgttaagaaataccaacagcggTCTAGCCGACAATCGCGCTgtaagcaagtagcaatggctaaactttaatctaaagaaaacccaagaaaacctgaaggagtacatctatttaaggaggtggggGGACAACCAAGAGGATCCCCTAGGTCATGCTCCACCAGGTTGGGGCACACCccgcatgggccccacatgggccgGAGTCCCAGATGAAATTTCAAGCCCAtgggcccattataggtgatgcagcaccttgtttctGTGATTATGGACCATTAAGATGGAATATGGAGATGAGGCTAGATCTGTTGGAAAGGGGTCTCCAAGAGCTTTCCATtaagtactcacgggccaaaAGCAGAGCTCGTATGCAGATTTGGTGGCCATTTGAAGTTAGcaatgtagcaggtggccgaattggattccagcacatggaggacttgatcttgatgtcttcttgttggtatatgatgtgagcaatggttgtatccatAGTAGTCATGGTCATATCAGCACActtatttgaatagttttactctggcaaGAGGTGTTTAACTGTACCCACATGACACAGCCCCACGATGCGTTTCCGTGCACCAGCGTGCCACCACAACTTACCGGTAAGGAACTATGACAGGGCCCTTCTCATAACcatcccctaaccatccacaccacacAAAGGTTTCTCCCCCACCCTTAAGCCAAGGTGGACAATCCCCTGTGCACAATCCCCTGTGCACCGCTGTAAATCCGGTAGCTGATCAACCCTTAAGCTAGGGCTCACCCAACTCTATTATGTCCACCCTTGCctcggtgcctaggaaaggtcGAGCTATATTGCAAGCCCAGCCGTTggccacgctggcttgtggtacgCATGGTAAGTCTTCCAGGGATTTCCCGCAAACCGGTctttaattgccatgggtgcatctatcaaaaccatgcacccacaactcACCTTTAGGCATATTTTAGTTGAATTAATATCATGGTGATCCATGTCCAAAGTCATCATCATTAATCCAAGATATAAGATATATGCGAGATTCACATAGTGAACTAGTtcatctaagcatggctaagcatttcctaaacccaCATAGGAAATGTAAGCAGGACCATTTTTTGTCATTTTAATTAGTTCACGAGATTCACATAGCATTTTTTGTTAGACTAAGTGTAAGCAGGAACATTATAACCAAGATCAATAAGACCAAGATTCTTAATATGATGGTGAAATTGAGATATTCTAAAAGTATTAGCAGGAGTAGTACTAAGCTTCTCATTATCATACATAATATCATTAAGATCACCTATACAAAAAGGTCGGTCTATGGCTCCTTTGAACAATAAAATTTGTAGCCTCTCTCCAGATAGTAGTACTAGCTTGGTGAGTAGGATCTCCATAGATACAAAGGAGATTAAACATCATATTAGTTGGGTTATGTACACCAAAAGCAAGCACATAATTAGGACTAGACATAGCTACGGTAAGATCCATCTCATTCGTCGACATTAACCAAAGGCCACCAGAATTGCGATCAGCTGGGACAACAAAACTATGATCAACAGGAAAAGCATTAGTGAGATCATCAGAAGAAATAACAGAGATCTTTGTTTCTGATACAAATATCACCTGTGCCTATGTGGAACGAATCAGATTTTGGAGGTGTTGCATCTTTTTACTTCCGAGGTGTCCTCCCATCCCTCGGCAGTTCCAGCTCAGCATCATGGCTTGGGTGGCGCCTTTGGGCACAGCGCCAAAGCCCTATCAGCATCAGTTCTAGACCTCTGTCGACCATCTCCAGGAATGGCAATGCCAGCAACCATTTGGGAAGAGTTTCTTCCGCCAGACACAGAACCCAAAGCAGTAGGACCCAGCCCCATGAACATTTCCCCCCACAGCAGACATTGGAGAGGAGCACCAACAGAGCCTGAATGAGATACCTGCAGCCTGGTTTCTTGCTGGACGCCACCTAGCCACTGCTCGCCCACGATGGCCAGGCGATCTAGCCATCCTTGAAGCAGGTGAGTACCCTGCATTCTCCATATTACTCCCAGAGCGCCTCCAAGACAAAGAAGCAGCACTCCTTGAACCGGCTTCCTGGGAATGATGACCTTGGTGGGGGGGTGGGTAaatgagaagaagaagaagacccCCCAACAATGGTACCCTGATGTGCATAGATTGCCGATTTCCTGCTATCCCATCTGTTGGCTCATGGTTGTGATGGTCGGGATCTTCCTCCCTCATCTCCTCCATGTTGATCACTACGTGGTGAGTTCTGGCATTGCGCTGGGAGAGTGACATTGTGTATTAGCTGTTCTTGGCGTGCAGGACAAGCAGCTGAATCCAATGAAGCTGTTGATCAGGAGGAAGAGCATATGCTTTTATCAAGGCGAGAAGCTCCCTGTGCTGAAGAAAATGTGTATAAATCTCCCTCTGCTGAAGAATAGAGTATCCTTGAGATAGCTTTAGCCTACATAGCTCGTCCTCTCTATCTCCCGAAGCTACTTTGAGTATATATGCTTTCACTTTTTTTCCCGAGGAAATATTGAGTTATGAATTAGAAATTCTAGGATTCGATAGCGTAAAAATTTTGGGACCTACCGAAATGGAtgaatttcggaaatttcggatgaaatttgaccaaatttggtGCAAAATTCAAACAATCAGAAAAAAATTGGGTAAAATGATCAGAGAACCATGACAAGCATCAACACACCACCAAAATACAATTTAACACGCATTTATGCATAGATCTAACAACCAAGTTCATAACAACATACATAGACTTAGCATGCAAGTTCATAACTGTGTAGTCCATTAGTATAATTCATCACCATATCTAAGGTCTAAAATAATTACAATCCAGCCATACATACACCCAAAATAATACCAACCATACatccaaaataaatattagtCATGTAACTGTCGTCAATTGCTACTGCCACTAGCTCAATCACCATCATACATGCATCCAAAAAATACACCATTGCGTGCAGTAGCGTTGCCCTTGTCCCTCGTCCGACTGATGCCGCCGTTGCCTTGACCACCAacgccaccgctgccgcacGAAATCACCATAAGGAGAATGTGGATTGGGCACTCAAGGAAGATGGTGGAGGGGAACAGGGGGAAATGGAGCGAGACAGAGGAGGACGCCGGAGCTGCTGCTCCACTCCTCCGGCTTGGAGTGATGGAGTCTCTTCACCAGCTGCCACCACGGGGAGAGGACAGGGAAGAGAATGAGTGGGTTAGGGTTTCTTTGGTATGAGACTTGCTCTTTTATACTAGGGAAGATACTTGAGGGCTGTTTTGGACCTTAGGCTGGGCTGAAAATTCAAATTGGGCTGAATTTTTTTTGGCCGGTTTAGTATTGTCTTGGGTTGGACCGAAATGGGCGAATTTCACCGAATTTCAGCCCACTCAGTCCGAATCCCAGAACCCTGAATTAGATCAGATGTGTATATGAACTCATAGCTTTGCAGTGGACCAATATTTATTTAGTTGAAACAATTGTATATTTTCTCCAGCCAGCTAATTTGGCATATGCAACATAGTCATCGCGTAACATTTCTAAGATGTTTTCCCCATATAAAAGTGAAaacaaaataacaaaacaaaaggtAAATCCGTAAAATTTTCTTTGAACAAGAAATTGCAAGTGTGCAACTAAGTTAACCAAAGCTCCTTTTCTGTTCATCTTGTATTGTTTTCATGCACCCAAAATTGTCTACCAAAAAGTTAAAAGAGGGGCCTAAacgaagatatatatatatccaggtGCAACTGTGCAAATCAAACAGATCATGCGGCGCAGATGATCTCCGCCTTGATCGTCTCCAGGACCcggggcgccaccgccgccgtggtgaCCGTGACCGCCgtctcctcgccgtcgcgcgcCACGGTGGCCGCGAGGACGGCCACGCCGTGGCGCTGGAACACCTCGAGCACGCGCGTCAGCGCCCCCGGCCGGGCGCGGGCCGCCCGCAGCCGGACGGCGAAGCACGACGTCTTCCCGGACGCGACCACCTCGGCTGGTCCGTCGCGCGcggcccgcccggccgccgccgccaccgcgctgtACGCCTCGAGCTCCGCCGTCCTCGCCCGCAGCTCCCCCACGCACGCGATGGCCTCCTCCACGATCCGCGTCGTCGACGCCTGCACACCACACACATCGGTTAATTTTCCCCCGGCGAGGAGGTCACGCGGCGTGATCCCGATCGGGCAAGAACCTTAGCCAACGAGCAGGGCGAACTCACCCGCGGGGGGAGGTTGGGGAGCAGCGCGCCCAGCTCGTCGTAGAGCCTGGACATGGTCTgccggcgcgcgcgctcgctgccGGCCTTCGGCGGCCGCCCGGACGCCGCCTCCACGGCCGTCCCCGGCGAGCGCTCGCAGACGACAGAGAGCGCCAGGTTGTCCTCCTCGGCCATGGGGACGCGCCCA encodes the following:
- the LOC4323973 gene encoding protein RGF1 INDUCIBLE TRANSCRIPTION FACTOR 1, with protein sequence MKGGESVPSWVELLLSTQFFTTCSSHLISPRNECNFFCIDCQTPQASFCYYCRLSHHSSHHVIQIRRSSYHDVVKVSELEDILDISDVQTYVINSSRVVYLTERPQLRSCGVSNTKLSSSQTYKCEICSRTLLDDFRFCSLGCNFAAIKRDNEKNVAQNGIASNANEVKIGTNNGSTNAGSANEISSDANNYRNEIPSSTRVIRHRRKGIPRRAPFF
- the LOC112937659 gene encoding uncharacterized protein yields the protein MAEEDNLALSVVCERSPGTAVEAASGRPPKAGSERARRQTMSRLYDELGALLPNLPPRASTTRIVEEAIACVGELRARTAELEAYSAVAAAAGRAARDGPAEVVASGKTSCFAVRLRAARARPGALTRVLEVFQRHGVAVLAATVARDGEETAVTVTTAAVAPRVLETIKAEIICAA